The window CCAAAGCTAATGAGTTCTGGTgaggtgcagcaggaggaggaggggttTGCGTCCCGCATTACCCTACAAGGCTCGGCAAAGAGCACATGAGCAGTGATTAATCGTGTCGGCCTGGGCCTTGCTCCCGTCCTGGCTGTAGCCATGGGGTTAATCACACTGCATCATTGACGGAAAGGCCCATTCGTGGACCGGGAGTGTCTCCATCTCCCAGGGGGCACGGGACAGTGTCTGAAACCTTTACAGATAGAATATGTAGATTTTTAATGGGTGATGCGTTCccatggaaacaaaacaaagtcaaaCACTCCCCTTGCAGTGCTAAcaattattataataaaatgtgtttttattaaaagcaattttaaatatttaacacaTGGCAGAGTGGCCTAGAAATTGCCCTGTGTGAAACCCAACCCTGTCTCTAGTGAAGTCCAAAGCGCTTTGTGCAGTGCAGGGAAGAATTCCGTGTTTTCACCAATATTGCAAATGAAATGCAGCAGCCTCAAGTatgaacaggattttttttccttattctgcTTAGTTATGCTTTTTATTATATAAACATTAACTGTAATATTACAGTGGGAAGCAGGTATTTGGCAACTACGTATTATTTTGCTAAGTTTGCATAGAGGGAGCAGTTTCCAGTTTTAGCAGCTGTAACATGTTTAAACTCAGTTTGTAATGGGATCTGAAGATGAATATTCCCTGTGGGCTCTGCTTAGCTTCATTACTGGAGCCCTGCCAAATTCAGGGCTACAAAGTATTATTCACGCCTCTTTGCACATACCGTGTCAGAGCATGCTCAGTTAATGAATTTTGTTTCTAATATAGCATAAATTAGGTTTATATTTTAACATAAtttatgttgtattttattaaaatgtaaaatattatgaTCACGAGCAATCTAATTCCTGCTCTCCTAAGCCCAAACTGTGTTTGAACATCTAAGTATGTAAATCAAAAATGCATGCTTAGAAACTGATTCTAGGATAACAAACGAATATCTGAACCAAAGAGGTTTTTGCCTTGGAGTCTTAGATTAAAGATAATTAAGGATTCCTGGTATTTGAACAGATTTATGTTGTTTATAAGCGAAGTACATTTTCTTCATACagtcaactttttttttaacaaattatgTTTGCAGTATtaaagtttgtattttaaaagtctgaGTCTTGTATTAATTCCACAGTGAGTCATTAATCATACCAAACACATTATAAAAACTTTAATCACTGAAGTTGAAACTGAGATTGTAATGCAATCCATCCCTTTTAATTAtatctgttttttcccctttcagatCAAGAttgcaaagggaaaacagataGATTAAAACTCAGTGTGTTTGGTGCTTTCAGGGGAggacatttttttgtttgtttcttactttttaaaagcaattttgttcattttgtggTGGACAGTGAAAAAATCCTTCTCATTTAactcttttcctctccccttgtTCTTTAAACATGACTCACTGGCGAAGGCAGGGAGTGTGGTGACTATCACCGTATGGGTGCGTTGCAGTGGTGGCGTTGGGCTGGTGCTGACTGCAACTCGCTGGGTGCTGTGCCCACCACTgtaggtttcctgcagccctaCTCTCATCTTCTGCCAGGTTCCTCACACTCGGCCTTGCACTCAGGGGAATCACCAGCCTGGAAATTGTGTAGCTGTTATCAGCTTGGCTGTGGCTTTGTAGGTGTTTTCCTGGCATTTGTTGCATGCTTTAAGGGTaaggagggaaaacaaaaataaatggtgGAATTTTTTTAAGTCAGTCTAAAACACAGTGGTTCATATTCTCATCTGGTACAAACTGGTGTAGCCACACAAACCACTGCAGCAGTACTGACAGCCAGTCCACACCAACTCCACTGAATTTGTGCCACATGATAATCTTGCCAAATAAATTGATTTATCATACTTGGATTTATAGATGTACAGTTTACACCATTGCTTTTATGGTATGGGAGAAAACGGATTTATTAAGTAAACTGCTCATAGTAGAtacattttgttctttgctaGAATGACAAACCCTGATCAATTATTTGTTCCTTAATCCCCTAGATTAATCCTGCCATATGAAAGATTTATTAAAGGAGAGGAAGATAAGCCACTGCCTCCAGTGAAACCTCGAAAACAGGATAACAGTTCCCAGGAGAGTgaagtgaaaacaaaagtgTCTGGAACAAAACGCatcaaaaatgaaaaccaaaagagcaagaaggaaaaagataatGTGCAGAAACCCCAAGATGCATCTGAGGTTGGttgctttcctgcttttcaaattttcaattaaaaatgtgCAGCTTTAATCACATGAAATCCAAtgataaaatacataatttaaacTGGAGAATTCTAGCCAGTTGGCCTTTGAGTTTGCTTGGAAATTCAATTGTTGTGGTATTGTCTGGGTTGGGATTTTTCTGGCCTACAAATGACAACAAGTTAGCTCCATACTGCACAGCAATGATGGCAGAATACCAAGCACTGGATGTAACAAGTACCATTTCTGCTCATTGTATTATACAGTGGTCACCACTAAAAGATCAGCAGCTGCCAAAAGGAAACCACACAACTACCACAGCTATTTCCTAATCTAAGTATAGGGTGCGGGAACCTCTAATACTGTTGATAATACTGTGGTAACTGTTGGACACAGCTGATTTTTATAATGGTAACCTCTGATCAGCCCTTCGGTGCTCACAGATGTATGCATATCTGTCAAAAAACATACGACTTCACAGGATTTTTATCATGTTATGCTAAATTTCTCTTTAGTCTAAGAGGTCAGAGTTTGGGGGAGCCACCTTCCAAGCCCTACCCAAGACTGACTTCCCTGTCACATGCCACAGATGGTTTTCAGCTGAGATAGATTCCTAGTCTGTCACCAGCTTCACCTGGTCAGGCTCTGGTTTCTACATAAAGCCATGTTACCTACAGACATAGGACAGCCCTTAATAGAAGAGATTTTATATTCACAGCTTGGGGTAAGACAGATCAGTAGAATTCATATTTATCTGCAAATAAGGGCAAATTTCGTATGTTGTTAAGTGATATAAATCAATGGAGGTTTTGCTACAGTATTACTTAAGCACTTTCTTTTGCACATCCTGCCCACTCTCCTGTGCCCTGCTTGCGCCCTACGCGAACAAGGCAGTGAAGTTCCTCACACACAACCCCTACACAAGacattgtttttcctgtctcaGTCTGCCAGATCACAGCTGCCTTCAAGGCGTTGCAGTGAAAGTAAGTACTTAAAGAATGTCGAAACACGACATGTCTAGCAGACTGTGGCTGCTCCTTTGACTTCATTGATGTCTGGCAGGTATGTAAGTCTTGTACCTAAACCAGTTTAGTATTGGGTCAGCTACCAGCAATCCTCCTccattgtttaaaaaacaaaaccattgcAGGACCAGTAAACATGGATGCCTCAGAGACTTTGTGTACCCAGTTTTGAGAACAGGAGATTTCTGTTTTCGAGTTCCACTACCTCTTTAAGTTGTGCTTACAATTTCAACTCCTGTCCAAACCagaatttgtgttttaaattgcCTTGATCAACAGTACCTTTAATAAGACCATTCCACAGAGAGGGgaggtatttttgttttctctcacaCTGTAATTCTGAAGCAGGGAATCCTGTTGGGGGAAAACCTAccaaattctgaagaaaaatacacagaaagtgTGCACAAGCCTGTGTCAGTGACTGGAAGGTTGCAACACAAATTGCCCAAAGCAAGGAGATGTACAGTGAAGATTTGTCCTCCCTTTCCCTGTCATTTCTTCATGCCCAGTTATTTATTGAGGGGTCTGGGATCAGCACGATACATTGCACACTGTCCATACTGCCACTGCGAAGCACAATGTAACAAATCAGCAACACAGCATCTGCCTTAACTTTGaatttccttgcttttgttGTTCCCTATCTTAAACTTCCTGCTGCTtaaactgcagttatttttgtgTGGTTTGCAGGAAGCGCTCTTAAGCTGTGCTTATCGGAAATGTAGGGAGCCTAGACGAGACAATAAAAATGTACAATTACAGCAGTTTCCCATTGTAAAAATGGTGCCTTTTATAGCAGAATTCACGTCTCTGCCCTAACTGGGATGTAAGACGTGTCCTGCCCCTCTTTAATGAGGGTGGGCTATTCAGGACCCCAGCCTTCACACATATAGGTAGTTGGTCACATGAAGTCCAAGCAGCAAAGGGGCCTGCAGGGGCAGCTGCTTCCACCCAGGGTGAgtgcagggctgcagagctcatGTGTGCTGTGCCACAGGGAGGGCTCCCTGCCCAGAACATGGCCCTCATGGGGCCAGCAGAAAGGAGACTTTCAGCTTCTTTGGCTGGAGCAAAATCCAAATCTGCTAGAGCCAGGCAGAAGGTTATATGTTGCTCTCACCAACCAAGCCACCACTTAGGCCATTTTTGCATGTCGCCTAGAAGCCAGCCATAGCCATGAGCTATGAAAGAGTAATCAAGttacaaaaatgtgttttcctctcAATTGCATGCTCAATTTATACACTGTTAAGAAgtctgcagagagaaaatagaACTTTAATTTATTAGGgttgcatttgcttttgtgcTCTTCACTGTTTTCCTGCCATCACAATGACATTGTCAATGTAACGAGATACCAGACAAAATGCTATTAGCCTTAGACTGCACATTTCCTCAGAATAGCTGAAACTTCAATCAAAATGTTGcttaacagaaacaaagaggagAATGTACAGTTATTAAatatgatttctctttttttcttctccttgcttTGCTCATCTGTCTGgtattttcctgtaattttaTAAGCTCAAGAGACTAGTGATGGTACTTTGTAAAGGACCTAATGATGGTGTTTGGCTGCAAAAGGCAGCTATGAGTTTAAAAAGAAGTTAGAATGACTAACAGACAGTGTAACTAATAGGCCAACCAAACAGGaatatttaaaagcagctgTGAAGAAATAAATCTCTGAGAGGGTTAGATTTGTTAGGACCTTCTCCAATCCCCCGCTCCTATGACAGACCATAAAGCAGCATTTAGATAATAACTTTCTCAATGCATCTTATCTttacaaggaagaaagaaagaaaacaataataataaaggacTCACACAATGCTGCTGTTTTATGACTGTCTTCTGCCACAACCTGTCAGAGGAGAGTGACAGCAGTTTTGAAAAGGTCTGTCAGTCAGCTGGATCACAGATGGGACGCTCTGGTGACCTCTGCGGGTCACAGTTCAGCCAGCTACATAATGGGATGAATAGTGTGAATTGTGCACACAAGCTTTATTAATGGGGGAGCAGAAAGAGCTGCGGTCCCATTGACAATAATGTATAAAAGCCATGTTTGTAATAGCAGGCACACACACTTACTGAATGTTGACAACTTCATTTTAatctgttaataaaaaaatgtgtgtCCTAGTTAAGCTGTGGCAGTGATTTGCTGCCTACAATAGGGATTCCTAGTATGCCATTTCTATCATTTTCACACTTTAATGCAGAACTGGGTGTGAATGATCTCCTCTGTGATTACTGAATTTTAAGATAGCTATGCTGGAGAGACTTTATGTAAGAAAAGACATGGGAATCATGTCATTTTCATAGGTGAAGTTGGCTAGTGGGATAAATTTCTACAGCTTTATCATTTGTGTTCTGAAATCCGCTCTCCTGCGTTTCCCTAAttagttttaaaagaatataaCCTCAATGTTGAGCTGTCTGCTCAAACTCATCAGGTTACAAACACCTACTGTTCTGAAATGCCTTATTGTGACCCTGGCAGGGGTGGTGTATGTCTTAATATTTCCAGGAGGTACATCTCTTTGTTTGAATCCAGTACCTGGCGTTAAGAGCCTTCACATTGCAGCAGGGTGATTGACAAGTACTTCTCTAAAAGTAGCCGACGGTGTACTGTGTATAATCTTATGAACAGTCTGCCAAAATGCACCACATTCTTATTACTGTCTGTTGAATCATTTTATTAGGTTTCATCAGAACAAGAGAAGGATCAAGAATCAGCAGACCAGAAAAATTTCCCTGAACACCCTACAGTGGGAGAGATGAAACAACCTGTGCAAGGCCCTCCATCCCTTTTACCAGAGACAGCTCGGCCACTGCCCCTGGAAAAGACAGACCTGACAGAAAACAGCATGAGCAATGAGAAAACTAAGGAGGAGGTTCAGCACTCGTCCTCTTTCTCAAGTACATCCGTGCCCCCAGAAGAAGACACTGTTCTGGATGCCACCGTCACAAAACGATTACACCCCCCAGCAGATGCCCTGGAAGACAAAAAGCCTGAACAAAGATTACACAAAGCTTTTACTGACAGCTTAGAAAACGAACCTGCAGAAATGCCCTTCACAGCTTACCCAGTCCAGCTGCCCACTCAGAACGACATGGAAGACGACAAATTGCCAGAGATGGCCGATTACATCGCAAACTGCACAGTGAAAGTGGACCAgctgggaaatgaagatatCCACAATGCACTAAAGCAAACACCCAAAGTACTGGTGGTGCAGAACTTTGACATGTTCAAGGAAAAAGAGCTGCCCGGATCAATGAACGATGACTCCACTTTTGGTTACACACCCCTGCTTTACTCGAAGGGTAATCCAGGCATCATGTCACCCCTGGCAAAGAAGAAGCTGCTGTCTCAGGTCAGTGGGGCAGCCCTGTCATGCAGCTATCCTTATGGTTCTCCTCCACCTTTGATCAgcaaaaagaaactgaacagCAGAGATGAACTGTCCTCAAGCATGTCGCAAGGTCCCCATGCCCCTAATTCTGatcctgtagcaattaataggcCCTCAGTCATACAGCACGTACAGAGTTTTAAAaccaaggaagaaaggaaatcaaTTAATGATGTTTTTAAACATGACATGCTCAGTAAACCAGATCCTCAGCGCTGTGATTTTTCAAAACATCACCTCAGTTCTCTTGCCGAGTCATACATACCGAAGACAGACGTCCAGGACTGCAAAGATAAAATGAGTGAGAAAAGGGGACTGCAGCACTCCCATGTGCCCACTTTCTTGGCAGATTTTTATTCATCACCTCATCTGCACAGCCTTTATAGGCACACAGAACACCACCTTAATAACGAACAGACATCAAAGTACCTCCCCCGGGACATGTTCAGAGagtctgaaaatatttctacttTTACTCAACACAAACACCCAGAAAAACTAAATTTAAATTATCGCCCATCTTTGcatcagcaagaaaaaaaggcagcagtggaAGCCTCTTCAGATGATCAGCCAACAGATTTGAGTCTTCCAAAGAGCATACACAAACAGACTGCAAAGGCTCTGGGCTCCAGCCTCCCTCATTCATCCATGGCCCAGCAAGAAGGCAAAGGTATCTCCCCTTTCCAGGCTGCGAGCAGCCAGGCGGTGAGCCTAGACTGTAACCCCAAAGCTTGCCGTGTGTCCCCCATGGCCGTGACAGCCCCGAAGAAACACAGTGAGTTGCTCCACAggtctgggaagcagcaggccCAGAGGCTGGAGAACCTGAGGAAGATAGAGGGGATGGTGCATCCTATCGTCAGCCGCAGAACAAGCCCTCAGAACGTGGGGGCTGCCCGGCCGTTGAAACGGAGCCTGGAGGATTTGGACAAAGTCATTTCGGAAAAGAAAATCCGAGCTGTGTCTCCTCTGCACTTACCAAAGGAGACCGCGGGGAAAGACAAGGTTCCCGACCCAGAGGGGGAAGGCAGCAAGCCGGTGCATGGCCTCCATTCTGGCAGCATGCTGGAAAGCCACAAATATCCCCTTTCAGCCCCCATCTTCCCAGGCTTGTATCCGGGAAGCCTGTGCACAGGGCTGAACAATCGCCTCCCGCCTGGGTATTCTCATCCCCTGCAGTACTTGAAAAATCAGACCGTGCTCTCCCCACTAATGCAACCTTTGGCTCTTCACTCCTTCATGGTGCAGAGACAATTCCTCACATCCCCTGCAAACTCTCAGCAACTGTACAGACACTTAGCTGCAGCAACACCTGTAGGAAGTTCCTATGGTGACCTTTTACATAACAGCATTTATCCTTTAGCTGCTATAAACCCTCAAGCCGCATTCCCACCTTCCCAGCTATCCTCTGTACATCCCAGCACAAAACTGTAAACCCCCTCGCTCACAAAAGAAGGTCTGAGGAGAAAAGTTAAGTTAGCATCATTCCTCCCCCTGTGACGATGCCTCGCAGATTTAGTGATCTGTATTTCTGTCAACCAGGATGCAGTCGTGTCTTCCCTAGAGGAGGGCTTCAGCGTCTGATGGAGACAGGACTGCTTCTTTAAATCTGGCTCCCACATCAGTCCCCTCACCCTTTATCCCTGCCCCAGAgacagaaaaccaacaaaaaaagaaaagagagaaaaaaacccattggATCTTGCATATGTGTTCTCTGAAAGGACTTGTATATGGTAAGAGCAGATGTTCAAAGGGAGCCGTGGAAATGCAGGCCCAGTCCTGAGCTCACTGAAGTCCTGTGCGAGGGCTGCGTTTGCCTTTCACTGAGCCGAGGACCAGAGGCCATGCGTTGTTGCCAATGACTCGAGGACTTGAGATGAACCTGGAAAGGAGAAGTGGGCCGAGAATCCATACAATCAGTGGATGTGCTTTTTTGGGTAACTTTTCCTGACTTTTAAAGATTCAATCAATGCAATGTATAGTAAAACGGCAATAGATTCTTCATTTTGACACTATTAGAACAGAAGGGTAAACACTGTTCAATTTGACTGTACATATCCACTTCGTAAACTACCAGTGTCACATTTGGTCACAATAATTTATATAGTTTTGTTTGTCCAGTATATTCTGTGCTctttatgtttggttttttgttttgggtttcttttctttttctttttttaaattaaacagtaTCATTTTATCTGCAACTTTTTTAAAGGCTGTGGCtgtcctattttttttcttttatgtgtccataatttttccagtttctttatACTTTTGAGcatcatttttgtttcatttttgtggtAATGTTTACTGTTTACAAACTGAAGCAACTGGTTCAGATTAATCGTAATGGCTATAAACATACTGTAGGTAATATTATGGTGCAAGGGTGCCAACAAGGTTCCTTTCCCCACGATCTGCCCATGTGAGGTGCAGAGCACCTCTTGCCCTCCTCCCATAGTTGTGATGGCTCTCACgctgcttctcccctcccacTGAGCTTTGCTTTCCCGTATCGTGGTCCATGAATTTGTCGAGTGTTGTACTTAACCTTACCTAGGCTGTGAAACCTTCCTGCCTACCAGAGAAACAGTCTAGACAACAGAACCTCCCTGGCACGAGCTGCTGGATGACAATAGAACCCAGAAAATGGATGTGTGGTTTGTGAGAATGTCGAGAATTTCAGAAACCAGGACAGGGGACAGTGCTGATTTGGGTCCTGTGCCTCATGAGCAGGCCGGGCTCGGTAGAATGGGTAGGGGATTGCATGCAGTGGTTGGGATGGACCTTCCACATCCCCAAGGGTATCTCAGCCTCTCCCTGGGCATCCTTTCATAGGGGAAAGCCCGGGTGTAGAAGGGCTGAGTTTTCCTAAAGAGCGAGCTTCCCTATGGTTGTATATTCACTTTGCAGGACATGACCACCACGGAGCCAGGCATAAACATCGATAAAGCAAAGTGTGACCTGGAGGCTTTTTAGAATGTGAAAATTGGTTGTGATTCAAACCATCTCAGTTACTGTTCAAAGACAACATAAtcaatatgaaaagaaaaatggaaactaCTAAGAAACACTTTGCATGCTAGGCATGTCATTAAATTTTCCCGTGATATGAAGCCAAATACAGTATATAATGTATCATATTTAATATCTGAAGGTGGAAACCAGAATAATATACTCATCTACTGTTAAAGATCCAGCTTCTTCAATTAAATACTTTATATTCCTGTGGTGAAGCTATATTTAAATGATCGATAAACAGACTAGTAGAACTTAGAACATGGATGTACCAGtgcagagcatcctgctgctccacagATCGTACAGGAAACAGAACCACAGGCTCGTCCAGGCAGAGGCCACAGTGTGGAGGACATCTGTAGTAAAGTTGCACTAGATCTTAATCATGTGAGAATTGGGGGTTTGGGGGTAGGGAGGAAGAGGGTGGGGGTAAGGGGAGAGAATATCAAAATCTACAGCAAATGCAAACAGAAGCTTGTTGTGTGTTTGGCAAAGCAGACGCTTCTCTTCCGTCTTTTGGTTGTGCGTCCTGGAATCATGCATTTGTTTATGCGAGTTGTCTGATTTCCCTTTTGGTCACATCCCGTTGGAGTTCCATGGTAGGCTttttggagctgtgctggggtagcacagggctgggggatggggagagaggaggaaggatCCTCGCTTGCCCCATGAGGAGGCTGCCCACTGCTGGCTGGGGAGGCTCATCATATACTGTGCAAATAGTAAGGgcagtggaaaagaaatgaTAGCATAAACCCCAACAGAAGcattgtttgtttaaaaacttttaatagAAATCTTGGAAATCTTTCAAAAGACTATTGAATTCCCTATTGGCtgaaaagtccttttttttaatgtcttaaaTGGGGCTTTGTTTGCATTGTTTGAGTTCAAGGGGCCTTATTATTGAATGAAATTGCACAAGCTTTTCTTTGTGCAATCAAACCATTGTTATTGGTAAGTTTGTAAAGGAAACTGTGGAATCTAATTGGTAATAGAGTCATAAATCTATTTACCAGGAGCCAGTTCCAAGAAATGTTGCAATTCAAACGCACTATGTCCAGGATTCATTAGGGATGCTGAAGGTTATGAACGCAAAGGAAAAGGCCCAGCAGCAGACAGCTCGCGTGTAGCTTCTGGCCACATGCTGAGCCAGACTTTGTGGAGCACGTGGGAAGTAGGGTCCGGCTCCCAGTAAGATCCAACCCCCTTGCTGGGCTGGGCAGGAACAAGCTGTGTTCTGCAGCAGGTCTGTCCTGCCGTGAGATGTCCCCCACTGCATCCACTGTTAGGAAGCAGTTAGTCCAGGCTGCAGAGGTCATCTTGGCAGCgcctggagctggtgcaggtgCAAGTGCTGTGCCCACCCCTGCTGGCACCTGTGGCCTGTTCAGGGCACCCCTAGGGCACCTCTGGGGTGTCCCCCGGTCCCTTCCTTTGTGGTGGCCAGTGAAGGAGGTCACAGCTGGCCCGACTGTGCAGGTGTTGTGGTGTTAATGCTGCAGGGGACTTTGTGCACTGGTGTGAAGGGGCAGCGTGGGCAGTGCTGCCGTGAGCGCGCCCTGGGTGTTTGCTGTACGTGTGGTGGATATTTCActtgttctcttcctcctcctcccctctccccccagccCCGCAGTTTTAAATATGTTCTAATAATGGCAGCATAATCTACTAGCTGTTTATacttttttaactttcttttgttGTAAATATTGTATACTTTTTGTGATTCAAGTTATGTAGCCTATATGCTCTGTAAGGTGATGatttgtatatataaaaatggcCCAGTAATATTATATAGTTTCCCATTTAAAAGGTTATTGAGTAACCTTTGCGTTAGTTTAAACACTACCAGAAATAAAGCTGAGCCAACTATAAACACTcaatttttgtatgttttccaAATTGTACTTATTAATGCTTTTGATACTGTATTATGTGCCAATAGTTTCCCAATCACATAGCAGGCAAAAGATATTTTGTACTTTTTGATCCActgtaatatttaataaaaaatgttactATCTGTTCCCTTTTGCATTTGATTAATAATTCTGTAAACAGCCCTTATCGCAATGGATTACATATTATCCCATCCGACCTTTCAGCCCTCTTATATTGGCTTCTCTGGAGAAAGTATCTCCTCCTGCAAATGGTTAGATTAAAGAAATGGAAGTCTGCAATTTCCTAACGGAGGAAGAGACAAGATCTTTAGTCAGTGCCCCTCTATTTTTGCAGTGTGCTCACATCAGAGTGTGGCTGTGGTGAGGCTGACTGGAGGAATGGCTTTGGAGGGGATAACATCCATGCTTAGCTAATGGCTTCTGCAGCGAGTTTGCTCCATTTGCATCTTAGAGCAGCGTTTTTTCCCACCAGTGCTGCAGGCTCGAGCCATGATGTGAAAATGGCCCCATTCTTCCCAGTACAACCATGAGTAAGATTCTGGAGTCAGATTCTAGTAGTAATTTTGCAATCACCAAGTAAACTTAATGTGTATTCTGTGTCTTGATGGGTTCAAGAAGCCCCCGAAACCTGGTGGCCTTTGAGGAGCTCTTTACCACAGCAAGCGCTGTCCGAGTGCTCTTACTCTCCTGGTCTTCACAGATGAGGAAACCATCTGGTTTTGTGTGGATCAGAATTGGCACTGCCCTCGCCTGGCACATCCTGGCCACAGGGCCAGAGCCACCTGGTAATCCTACATCATGGCTTAGCTCTACAGTCCTGGGGGAGCGTGTGTGGagagcccttccccatctctggGGGTCCCAGGTGAGTGGCACCAGGTGTGTGTCTGAGGCTGTTTGCTGCACCAGCCTTGGCTGGCACACAAGGAGCTCCCTCACACTCAGTGCCTGTGAGGGCAGCCCAGGCCCAGGGAGCAGTCCCAGTGGGGAAGCATGGGAGCACCATGAACCACAGGGAAGTtcccccccagagctgctgcagtggggcgAGCACAGCCCCGTTTGATGTCA of the Melopsittacus undulatus isolate bMelUnd1 chromosome 4, bMelUnd1.mat.Z, whole genome shotgun sequence genome contains:
- the ARID5B gene encoding AT-rich interactive domain-containing protein 5B isoform X2, which gives rise to MERSALQWVGAPCGSHGPYVFYRAFRFQRRGGGRARVLSLGDFFFVRCRAEEPACIAELQLLWEERTSRQLLSSAKLYFLPEDTPQGRTSDHGEDEVIAVSEKVTVKLEDLAKWAQSDFSKWKCGFRAEPVKLMDVGKNGQKEALMRYRQSTLNSGLNFKDILKEKADLGEDDEDSNLLILSYPQYCRYRSMLKRIQDKPSSILTDQFVLALGGIAITSKNPQIFYCRDTFDHPTLIENESICDEFAPNLKGRPRKKKPCPQRRDSLNGIKDSNNNSESKAVAKVKYEAKSALPKPKSNNSNCKKGSSEDKSKIAIGEECRADEQAFLVALYKYMKERKTPIERIPYLGFKQINLWTMFQAAQKLGGYETITARRQWKHIYDELGGNPGSTSAATCTRRHYERLILPYERFIKGEEDKPLPPVKPRKQDNSSQESEVKTKVSGTKRIKNENQKSKKEKDNVQKPQDASEVSSEQEKDQESADQKNFPEHPTVGEMKQPVQGPPSLLPETARPLPLEKTDLTENSMSNEKTKEEVQHSSSFSSTSVPPEEDTVLDATVTKRLHPPADALEDKKPEQRLHKAFTDSLENEPAEMPFTAYPVQLPTQNDMEDDKLPEMADYIANCTVKVDQLGNEDIHNALKQTPKVLVVQNFDMFKEKELPGSMNDDSTFGYTPLLYSKGNPGIMSPLAKKKLLSQVSGAALSCSYPYGSPPPLISKKKLNSRDELSSSMSQGPHAPNSDPVAINRPSVIQHVQSFKTKEERKSINDVFKHDMLSKPDPQRCDFSKHHLSSLAESYIPKTDVQDCKDKMSEKRGLQHSHVPTFLADFYSSPHLHSLYRHTEHHLNNEQTSKYLPRDMFRESENISTFTQHKHPEKLNLNYRPSLHQQEKKAAVEASSDDQPTDLSLPKSIHKQTAKALGSSLPHSSMAQQEGKGISPFQAASSQAVSLDCNPKACRVSPMAVTAPKKHSELLHRSGKQQAQRLENLRKIEGMVHPIVSRRTSPQNVGAARPLKRSLEDLDKVISEKKIRAVSPLHLPKETAGKDKVPDPEGEGSKPVHGLHSGSMLESHKYPLSAPIFPGLYPGSLCTGLNNRLPPGYSHPLQYLKNQTVLSPLMQPLALHSFMVQRQFLTSPANSQQLYRHLAAATPVGSSYGDLLHNSIYPLAAINPQAAFPPSQLSSVHPSTKL
- the ARID5B gene encoding AT-rich interactive domain-containing protein 5B isoform X1 → MPLPCCCSPQWVGAPCGSHGPYVFYRAFRFQRRGGGRARVLSLGDFFFVRCRAEEPACIAELQLLWEERTSRQLLSSAKLYFLPEDTPQGRTSDHGEDEVIAVSEKVTVKLEDLAKWAQSDFSKWKCGFRAEPVKLMDVGKNGQKEALMRYRQSTLNSGLNFKDILKEKADLGEDDEDSNLLILSYPQYCRYRSMLKRIQDKPSSILTDQFVLALGGIAITSKNPQIFYCRDTFDHPTLIENESICDEFAPNLKGRPRKKKPCPQRRDSLNGIKDSNNNSESKAVAKVKYEAKSALPKPKSNNSNCKKGSSEDKSKIAIGEECRADEQAFLVALYKYMKERKTPIERIPYLGFKQINLWTMFQAAQKLGGYETITARRQWKHIYDELGGNPGSTSAATCTRRHYERLILPYERFIKGEEDKPLPPVKPRKQDNSSQESEVKTKVSGTKRIKNENQKSKKEKDNVQKPQDASEVSSEQEKDQESADQKNFPEHPTVGEMKQPVQGPPSLLPETARPLPLEKTDLTENSMSNEKTKEEVQHSSSFSSTSVPPEEDTVLDATVTKRLHPPADALEDKKPEQRLHKAFTDSLENEPAEMPFTAYPVQLPTQNDMEDDKLPEMADYIANCTVKVDQLGNEDIHNALKQTPKVLVVQNFDMFKEKELPGSMNDDSTFGYTPLLYSKGNPGIMSPLAKKKLLSQVSGAALSCSYPYGSPPPLISKKKLNSRDELSSSMSQGPHAPNSDPVAINRPSVIQHVQSFKTKEERKSINDVFKHDMLSKPDPQRCDFSKHHLSSLAESYIPKTDVQDCKDKMSEKRGLQHSHVPTFLADFYSSPHLHSLYRHTEHHLNNEQTSKYLPRDMFRESENISTFTQHKHPEKLNLNYRPSLHQQEKKAAVEASSDDQPTDLSLPKSIHKQTAKALGSSLPHSSMAQQEGKGISPFQAASSQAVSLDCNPKACRVSPMAVTAPKKHSELLHRSGKQQAQRLENLRKIEGMVHPIVSRRTSPQNVGAARPLKRSLEDLDKVISEKKIRAVSPLHLPKETAGKDKVPDPEGEGSKPVHGLHSGSMLESHKYPLSAPIFPGLYPGSLCTGLNNRLPPGYSHPLQYLKNQTVLSPLMQPLALHSFMVQRQFLTSPANSQQLYRHLAAATPVGSSYGDLLHNSIYPLAAINPQAAFPPSQLSSVHPSTKL